A region from the Oceanivirga salmonicida genome encodes:
- the rplO gene encoding 50S ribosomal protein L15 encodes MNLNELKSANVRKEKKRIGRGHGTGWGKTAGKGHNGQKQRSGNYVSAAFEGGQMPLVRRIPKRGFSNSPFKKDFIVLNLKDIVEKFEDGETVSLSTLVEKNIVKNPGFILNQNGTDGREYTSLLKVIGQYEITKKLNFKVEKISKTAKELIEKAGGTVELLGIKSYSNTASNNKKED; translated from the coding sequence ATGAACTTAAACGAATTAAAATCTGCTAATGTTAGAAAAGAAAAGAAAAGAATAGGTAGAGGACACGGAACTGGTTGGGGAAAAACAGCTGGTAAAGGTCATAACGGTCAAAAGCAAAGATCAGGAAATTATGTTTCTGCTGCTTTTGAAGGTGGACAAATGCCATTAGTTAGAAGAATACCTAAAAGAGGATTCTCAAATTCTCCATTTAAAAAAGATTTCATTGTATTGAATTTAAAAGATATAGTTGAAAAATTTGAAGACGGAGAGACAGTTTCTTTATCTACATTAGTTGAAAAAAACATAGTAAAAAACCCAGGATTTATATTGAATCAAAATGGAACAGACGGTAGAGAATACACAAGTTTATTAAAAGTTATAGGTCAATATGAAATAACTAAAAAATTAAACTTTAAAGTTGAAAAAATTTCAAAAACAGCTAAAGAATTAATAGAAAAAGCTGGAGGAACAGTAGAATTATTAGGAATAAAGTCTTATTCAAATACTGCTTCTAATAACAAAAAAGAAGATTAG